The Candidatus Sulfotelmatobacter sp. region ACCCGGGGCGTAGGCCAATCCCCAGGGGTTCTGTAGCAAAGAATCCTGATGCTTGGCTTTTCCCGCCAGGTTCGAATCCAAATAAGTTGCTGAGTAGGCCTGAGCCATGGCCGCCCCCGACAACATCAGGGCAAGCCCGCAACAGGCGACGAAGGTGATCGCGCGACGAACGGAACTGGACATGCAGATTCTCCTTGTTGAAATGGCAAAGTTGAAATGGCAAAGTTGAAATCGAAATTCGAGGCCGGCGACTAGCCACGAAATCCTAAGTCTGACGGCCTTTCCCGGTTGTCACGGTTTTGTCACCAATTTGCATTTTCTATCGCTAACGGAGGGACGGGCGCCCCGCGCGTCCCGGCCGAGCAAAGCTCGGCCGGGTGCTGTGCGACACCCTACGGACGGACTTCGCTCGTTTTCTGCCCGGTTGCCGACGTCACTTCACAACCGCGATTTTTCCGAACGTGCCCGCCAGATTATTGTTCGGTCCCGCCGTAAAGAAGAGTTCGTTCTTGTTGCCGTCGTTCGAGTTCCCACCCCCAAATTCAATGCCCCATAACTGATCGATCTGAATCTTGTTTCCGTTCGCATCCGACACCGTCCCGACAAACGCTCCCGTCAGCACATCGAATCCATTGATCGTCGAAGTCTTGTTGGTGTTGTTCGAGACCAGCAACGTATTGCTGAGCGTCCCGAAATTATCCGGCGCCGCGGCAAAGCCCCAGGGCTGGTTCAAGGGCCAGCCTTGCGCCACTCGTTTCAGAAACACTCCCGCTTCGCTGAACATGTCCACGTATCCGCCCGACTTGCCGGACGGGCTGGCGAACGACACAAACAGCAGTCCGTTAATGTCCTGAATTCCAAACGGGGCAAATCCCGCCGGCACCGTGGCATCTGTGAACGACATCACCAGATTGAAATTGGCGTCGTACATATCAACTTTGTTATTCCAATTGTCGGCCGCGAACAGATAATTACCCGAGGCCCTGCTCGTAATGGCGAGTCCGGTATACACCGTGCCCGAACTCGACTTATCCACGGCGACGATCGCCGCGTTCGGATTCGACTGCGGCGCCCATCCGCTGATCGTGCCATCGAGCGTCGCGAAAAGGAAAATCGACGCCCATCCCTGCACCTGGAACTCCTGCGATCCGTTAAACACGATACCCGTCGGCGAACCCGGTCCCTGCCCGCTCTCCGAGGGAATCACCACTTGCAATCCTTGCTTGATGCCTCCGCCGGTATAGAGCGTGGACCACCCTGTGCTCTCATCGCTGATCCAGAAGGGCCCACCCGGACCGTATGCCAGTCCCCATGCATTCACCAGCAGCGGATCGTTGTGGCTGGCCTGTCCGACTTGATTCGACACCAGATTGGTAAGTTGATACTGCGCTGTGGCCGCACTCGAAACCAACATCAGTGCAAGTCCCGAGACAAGTGCGAAGGTAACTCTGCGACGCTGCATATAGATCTCCTTTGGAGTGCAGGTCAGGGCAGGGGTGTGGGGTGGAGTATTCTCCGCGTCCGTTCACAATTCCTGACGAGCCACCTGATGCTAGGTCGCACCCGACGGCGGATTGTCAGCCCGATGTCAACGTTTTGCATTCTTATTGTGAAGACGCGCGCCTTTCTTGTGGAGGGACGGGCGCCCCGCCCGTCCCGGCCCGAGCAAAGCTCGGCCGCGTGGTTTTGTCGCTGTACGATTGTGTACTCTCTAAGCCCGAAGCCGTTGAAATCCAAACTTGCCACGCCTCGCCCGCACCTCTCTAGCGTGTGTACTTAAAGCACTTCTTGCAACTTTCTCCCCCGATGGTGCATCTTCAATATTGTCTCTACTTATATCCTGCGCACTAACTGACAACCGCACCTTCGCGCCCGCCGAGTCGAATGGTGCTTTGCTTCGTAGTATTCAGGGAGGTCGCATGGCAAGCCCGCTTCTCTCACGCTTCCTCGCACTTCTTAGTCCACTTCCGCGTGAGGCCGCCGCGCGACGTTATCTGATCGCAGTCGCGGCCGCAGTCCTGGCAATCGTATTGCGCTGGGTTCTGGACCCACTGCTCGGACATGTCGCTTTCTACGTCACGGTATATATTGCGGTAGCGTTTTGTGCCGTTGTGTGCGGCTTCGCTCCGGCAGTCCTAAGCGGCGCGCTTGGTTTCTTTGGAATTTTTTACTGGTTTGTCGATCCCCGGCATTCCCTCGGGGGCGTCCGGCTGCCGGAAGTTCATGCCATCGTTGGCTTCATTCTGCTGTGTGCCGTTCTTACCGCACTCGGCGATGCCGCCCGGAAGAAACAGTTGTTGCTCAACGACACCATCGTCGCCCTTACCACCGAAGCCCGCGAAAGAAGCCATGCCGAAAACGAATTGCGCAAGGCGCACGATGAGTTGGAACAGCGCGTAGACGATCGCACCCGGGAATTGTCGCAAACGCTGGTCCGGCTGGAATCTGAGATCAAAGTCCGCGAACAATCGGAGGCGCAGCAACGCCAATTATCCCTTCACCTGATGACCCTTCAGGATGAAGAACGCCGCCGCATCGCTCGCGACCTGCACGATACCGCCGGCCAGACTCTGGCGGCCATGAAGATGTCGACTGCATTAATCCGGCACATCGCCACCGGGCGCGCGGAGATCCTGCGACTGCTCGACGATCTGGACGCGCTGGCGGACGATGCCCTCCAGGAAGTTCGTACGACTTCGTATCTCCTCCATCCTCCTCTGCTCGACGAGGCCGGCTTTGCCTCCGCCGCGCGCTGGTTTGCCGACGGATTCTCCAGGCGCAGCGGCATTCACGTCGAGTGCGACATCCCCGAGCAGATGGAACGCCCGCCGCGCGATTGCGAACTCGTCCTCTTTCGCGTTTTGCAGGAAAGCCTGACCAATGTTCATCGCCATTCCGGAGCTTCTGCCGCCAGCATCCGGCTCAGCCGCGATTCCGATCAACTCAAATTAGAAGTGGGCGATAACGGCAAAGGAATTTCCGAAGAACGTCTACAGCGATTCAACTCCTCGGTGAGTTCTGCCGGCGTTGGCATCACAGGTATGCGCGAGCGCGTCCGCGAATTAGGCGGGCGCCTTGAGATTCAGTCTATCCAGACCGGTACCATCGTCCGCGTCGCTCTGCCCGCCTTGCGTCGCCCCAACTCAGCCGATGCCGGCCGCCCCAAAACCTCCTCCGACCGAAATCCCGCCCTCCCGTAATCAATTCCCCATCGTGTCGTTCCCGACCAAGGGGAGCAACCTGCTTCTTTTTTGGCCGTTCAATCCCAAGCCGTCTTCGAACTCTGGAACCCATTCCGTTAATACAACCCGTAGGGTCTTCGGACGGCCGACCCCATCCCCTCTGGTTTCGAGTTTGGGTTACTCCTGCGCCCAACGTGAGAAGCGATTGGTGCATCCAAGCATCGTTGTAGGCTAAACTCTCTGTGCTGTGGTGTTTAGCTACCCGATCTTGAAGCTGGCGCTCTGGCCGCTTCGGGATTGCCTGCGAGGGGAACTATGCCATCATCTGTCTGGTCCGGTCATTTAACTTTCGGACTTATTTCTATGCCCGTGCGTCTTTTTTCCGGCGCGCGCAGTTCCGGCATTTCTTTCAACATGCTGCATCGCACCGACAAGTCGCGCCTGAAGCAGCAATACATCTGCCAGGCGGAAGGCGTCGTGGTCGATCGCGCCGACACCGTGAAGGGCTACGAGTTTCGCAAAGATGAATACATCATCATCGAGCCGGATGAGATTAAGAAGATCGAGCCTCAAACGGCGAAAACGATGGAGATCCTCGAATTCGTGAAATCCAGCGAAGTCGATCCGGTGTACTTCGAGTCGTCGTATTACATGATGCCGGAGGAAGCCGGACGCCGCCCTTACGCCCTGCTTACCAGGGCGCTCGAAGAGAGCGAATACGTCGCCATTGCGAAAATCACCATGCACAATCGCGAATACACCGTTTTCCTGCGTCCGCACGAAGGGGGCATGATGCTGCATACGATGTACTACGCCGAAGAAGTGAAAAAAGTGGAAGGCTTCGGCGCCCCCGATGTTGAGTTGAAAGAAGCCGAGGTGAAAGTCGCTCACCAGTTGATCGAAGCACTCGCGGATGAGTGGGATCCGGAGAAATATAAAGACACCTTCCAGGAAAATCTGAAGAAGTTGATCGAGACCAAACTCGAGGGCGGGGAAGTGGCCGAAGTCGAGAAGCCGAAGAAACTGGCTCCGGTCGTAGACCTGATGGCCGCACTGAAACAAAGCCTGGCGCAAATGGAAGGCAAGAAGAAGCCCGCCGCAGCCATCAAGAGCGAGGAACCGGCAGCGGCCGCAAAGTCGCGGCGGCGGTAGTGGAACTCTGGATGCCCTCCTCCGGATTGCGCGCGAAGTGAGCAAACTGAATGCCGGCCACTCTTCGGCGGCCGCAATGGGGAGCTTCGCTCCGCAGGGCGGACGAGGCGTCCATCCCCTCCGAAAACCGCTTCAGGCATCCCTCGCGACTGGCGCAGCATCCAGAACTGAGAACCGGAAGCCGGACGCTAGCGCGTACGCTCGACAATCGTTACAATAACCAATTCTGTCCCACTGCATGCGAAACAGAAATTCTCCTTCGGGGTGCCGATGAGTTTCCGACGTGTGGGCTGGGTGGCCGCGATTGCGCTGGCAACCTGGCTCGAACTTTCCTGTGGCCAGGTCTATCGCCCCGTAGTGATTCCCACTGGCACTACTCCACCGAACCCGGCGAACTTTCACGCCGTGTTCGGCTTGACCACGAATGTGCCCTATAATCCCGGCACCGCGTTCCAGATCGATGTCTCGGGGGACACCAACATTGGCGAAGCGGACATGGGCGTCAATCCTACGCATGCCGCCACGGTGTCCAACGGTTCGCGGATTTTTGTGGCCAGCGCCGGCAGCCTCTACACCGGCGACGCGGATGTGGTCACTTCGTTCTTCCCGGCGGTGAACAGCCGAACTGCAACTGGTTTTGGCACCGTCAACACCTTTACCCTGCCCAACGTCGGCCCTACCCAGCTTGCCGGCATCCTGAGCATCAGCGAATCCGGAACGACGGTCACCATGACGCTGAGCGCTCCTCTCATCAATGCCCAGGTGGGCGGCTTGATCGTGGTTTCGGGAGTGGTCGAAGGCGGAGTGAACCCTCTCAACCCGACCGGGTACGATGGCAGTTTCCCCATTACATCCGTCAGCGGAACCACCGTCCAGTATGCGAATACCATCACGAATCTGACCCCGACTTCCGGTGGAACCGCGACGGTTCCGATTCCGCTATTTTGCCGTTACCTGCCTGATTTCGTCGCGACAACCGAGGCCAGCACCGTGTTTGTGGCTAACTTCGGAGATGAAAACGGGGCGAACTGCAACCTGCCCAGCACGGACTCCGTGGCCGCGCTCGACACCGCCGCCAATACCATCTCCAACATCATGTACCTCGCCCCGGCGGCACATCCGATCGCGATGGTGGAGACTCCGGACTCGCAGAATCTGTATGTGCTCAATGAGGGAAAAGACACGTTTGGCAACAACGACGTGCTCAATCTTTCGCCCATCGACCTGTCGACTGCCGCGACGATTCCAGTCGGAAACACTGCCGGCAGCATTCCGGTTTGGGCCGTGGCCCGCGTCGACAGCCGGCGAGTTTACGTGCTCACTCAGGGAGACATTGCGTCGAACGAATCAGGGAACTTGATTCCGATCGATCCCGCGACCAACACCGTGCTTCCCAGCCAGACCAATTTGTCGGTGGGCGCAGGCGCCAATTTCGTTTTGTATGATGCGCATCTCAACCGGATTTACGTCACCAATCCCAACACCGGCACGTTCTATGTGTTTTCTGCCACCGGCGGTGTTGACCTGAGCGGCAACGCCAATGACACGCCGACCTTGATGGCGACGATCAACATGGCCGCCGGTACGAACCCCCCGTGCCCAACGGGATGCTCCCCGGTTTCCATCGCTGCGCTGCCCGATGGCTCGCGCTTCTACGTCGCCAGTTTTCAGACGCAGACCAATTGCTCGGATCCGAATGTAGGCCCCGCGGGCAGTTGCATTGTTCCGATGCTCACTGTGTTTGACGCTCTTGCGATGACGGTCAAGCCGGCGGCTTCCACTTTGCTGGCGCCGAATCCATCGCTGTCGTTGCTGATGACGCCTCAGTTCGCGGCCACTCAATATGCCGTGCCTCCGGTCGCGAGCTGCGTGTCCGCCACCGCCTACGCTCCCGGAGCGACTCGCTTTCGGATGTTCGCCACCGCCGCAGCCGATAGCAGCCACGTCTATGTGAGCATTTGCGACGCCGGTTCCGTCGCCGACATCAGCACCACCAGCACTTCGGTCTCTTCGCAAAGCAATAACACTCCCGACCAACTGGTGACCAACATTGCTCCGCAATTCAGCGCCTGCGGGTCTCCCAGTTGCAGCGCGGTCGCCGCTGTCACTTCCTTCTCGATTACGAACAATGTCGTGACCTTCACGGCGCTAAACAGCTTTATTGCAGGACAGAAGCTCTCCATTACGGGGATGACTTCAAGCGCGGGCACGGCGCTGAACGGATTGACGCTTACCGTTCTCAATACCGGATTGTCGGCGACACAGTTTCAAGCTGCTTTTACCTGTACTACTGCCAACGTATCGCCATGCACCATCGCCAATGTATCCCCCACAAGCGATACCGGGACAGCCGTTCCTTTACCCCCGCCGCAGAATCCCATCTTCCTGCTGACCGGGCAGTAGCGGCCTCCAGTCGGCCCGCAAGTCGCCGGGATGCTTTCTAATGATCCGTCGCATGCACGGACGGCCGGGTAGTGGGTCAGTTTTAAAATTTGGAAGGATGTTCGGCTTTCGTAACAAGGTTCCGAGGTAGTTAACGGGAGGGGAAGAAACGGCGGGACACTACGCATGGAGGAATACAGCCATGCAGTCAGAAGTTGCTCGCCGTAAGTTGCTCTGGGACGCGCTGTTCTTCCTGTTTCTAGCTTTAATCGGTGTTTGTAGTTTTCTCTACCTCTGGGCGGGCTGGGTCGCTTGAGCGACCTCCCTATTCTTTTTCTTTTATGGGCCACGCAGCCCAAACTGACCCAACTACCGGCGGCCACTTTTCATTGACTCTTCCGTTTCGCCCGCGTACTATTCCGGCAACGGTAGTCCAACCCCAGCCAGTGCGGATCTAAACAATCTAATTTTTTGGATAGAGTCGTTGCGGAATCGAACTCGTGCGTCGAAATCTGCACGATCGAACTTTGCCGTCGAATGCGCACGATTTGAAATGCATGAAACAGGGTGACCGGTTTTTCGTAGCCATGAGTTTTCACGATGGCAGGGCCCTGCAACACTGGAGGGGATATGAGTACAGAGAAAGAGGCGCCGCCGAAGAAGCCTTACGTCAAGCCCGAGTTCCGCTTCGAGAAGGTGTTCGAGACCTCTGCGCTGACTTGCGGAAAAACGGTTACGGAAGGGCAGTGCCACAGCGCGAGAAAAGTTTCGTAGCGCGAGTTTCGGAGAAAACAGTGCGAATATTCTTTGACAGGCTGTTTATCGTGGCTTTGATTTTCTGCTGCGGGCTGATGGCATCGGTTCCGACGGCAGGGCAGACGGCGTCGCCCAGCGTTCCTCTGGGGATTGTCTCCGATTGGACTCAACATCATATTCTCTTTCCGGATGCCAGTGATGCAGCCGAGCAGGCTGAAATCCAAAGAGAACCGCGCTGGCTGCAAAATTGGTATCTCCGTCATCCCGAGGCCTGGTGGCCCCAGAGTCATCCGGTAAATCAGAAGGCGCGCACGAAAAGAGACTGGAGCGTGGCTTTAGGACTCGCATATTTTGAGCCGCTGTTCGACTCTACCTATACATTTGGCATTACCGCCCAGACGGGGAATGGAACCCTGACTTCCACGAACTTAGGTGGTGGCGAACTGCTCGTCACCGCGGGCACCCTCAACGTGACCGGTGGCAGCGACATTGGCTCTTACACCCTGCATCCCGGTGGGCCAGGCGTGACGGTCAGCCCCGCTGGTGCTTTCGATTACGATGACCTCTTCTTTCCTGCCGCCAACCCGACGCTCGATGGGTATGGTCTTCTCTTCACCGGCGGCGGTACGGAGGTCAACATCTGGGGCAATAGCGCGAGTAACTATTCTTTCTATAGCTTCGCCGGAGGCGTCTACACCGTTGAAATTACCTCGGCAGGTTTCTTCACGCCGGGCGTGAGTTCTGGTCCCGACCCGGGCGGCGGCCAGATGTTCCCCGCGAAATATGTGTTTAACGTGAAGTCGGCGCCCAGTTGCGCCAACGACTTCGTGGTTATCGGCATACCCACCAGCGGATCGAGCACTCAAGCCAACATCCTGGGACTCAATAATCTCTACAGCAATTCCAGTGGAACCGGTTTCTGCCCCACCACCGGCCCGACGGTCAAGTTCGCCTACGCTTCAGGTACGGGACAGGTTCCGGCTTCGCTGGTCATCTCTCAAAGCGGAAAGCAGATTGCCTACGTGGAGAATCTCTCCGGCAGTTCGTACTTCCACTGCCTCACGCTTGGCAGCACCGGGACCAACGGGACCGGCGCGACGGCCCCGGTCGTGCCTGGAGCTGGCGGCGGAAATAATGCCGTCGACAATCGCGTGCTGCTTTCTCCCGACGGCGGCGTCACCAACCAAGGCTCCACGAATGCTCCTTTTATTCTTTACACCGGGGCCGACTTCCGCGACGTAGCCTATGTCACTAGTTACAGTACGGCTGGCGTGGGCTCGGGCTACCTCTACAAGATCAGCAACGTATTCAACGGCAGCGTCCCAACGATCGTTTGGAGCGCTCCCATCACTGCCATTCCAT contains the following coding sequences:
- a CDS encoding TIGR03118 family protein, with protein sequence MQRRRVTFALVSGLALMLVSSAATAQYQLTNLVSNQVGQASHNDPLLVNAWGLAYGPGGPFWISDESTGWSTLYTGGGIKQGLQVVIPSESGQGPGSPTGIVFNGSQEFQVQGWASIFLFATLDGTISGWAPQSNPNAAIVAVDKSSSGTVYTGLAITSRASGNYLFAADNWNNKVDMYDANFNLVMSFTDATVPAGFAPFGIQDINGLLFVSFASPSGKSGGYVDMFSEAGVFLKRVAQGWPLNQPWGFAAAPDNFGTLSNTLLVSNNTNKTSTINGFDVLTGAFVGTVSDANGNKIQIDQLWGIEFGGGNSNDGNKNELFFTAGPNNNLAGTFGKIAVVK
- a CDS encoding Ku protein: MPSSVWSGHLTFGLISMPVRLFSGARSSGISFNMLHRTDKSRLKQQYICQAEGVVVDRADTVKGYEFRKDEYIIIEPDEIKKIEPQTAKTMEILEFVKSSEVDPVYFESSYYMMPEEAGRRPYALLTRALEESEYVAIAKITMHNREYTVFLRPHEGGMMLHTMYYAEEVKKVEGFGAPDVELKEAEVKVAHQLIEALADEWDPEKYKDTFQENLKKLIETKLEGGEVAEVEKPKKLAPVVDLMAALKQSLAQMEGKKKPAAAIKSEEPAAAAKSRRR
- a CDS encoding sensor histidine kinase, with translation MASPLLSRFLALLSPLPREAAARRYLIAVAAAVLAIVLRWVLDPLLGHVAFYVTVYIAVAFCAVVCGFAPAVLSGALGFFGIFYWFVDPRHSLGGVRLPEVHAIVGFILLCAVLTALGDAARKKQLLLNDTIVALTTEARERSHAENELRKAHDELEQRVDDRTRELSQTLVRLESEIKVREQSEAQQRQLSLHLMTLQDEERRRIARDLHDTAGQTLAAMKMSTALIRHIATGRAEILRLLDDLDALADDALQEVRTTSYLLHPPLLDEAGFASAARWFADGFSRRSGIHVECDIPEQMERPPRDCELVLFRVLQESLTNVHRHSGASAASIRLSRDSDQLKLEVGDNGKGISEERLQRFNSSVSSAGVGITGMRERVRELGGRLEIQSIQTGTIVRVALPALRRPNSADAGRPKTSSDRNPALP